The Methylomonas koyamae genome has a segment encoding these proteins:
- a CDS encoding toprim domain-containing protein, whose translation MTNDVQTIIDQFRADMAAAGMVVNEPLIADGVLHRVYVAGDRSGTQNGAYILHVDGHSAGYFEHFPQGLKVTWRFGSAAAKPLSLAMRRQIEAERKRRQRERWQRQQETADKARLIWQNAKPVFETRQHPYLKRKSVKPYGIRTGRGALILPFYDDTRQLVNLQFIEGNGQKRFMAGGRKKGCFSPIGEPAGAERLLICEGWATGASLHEALGVAVLVAADAGNLEPVALVARRLYPAAEIVIAGDNDASGVGQIAAKKAALAVKGKYLIPAQPDTDWNDVIAAGGSV comes from the coding sequence ATGACAAACGATGTCCAAACGATTATCGATCAGTTTCGCGCCGATATGGCGGCGGCCGGGATGGTCGTCAACGAACCCCTGATCGCCGACGGCGTATTGCACCGCGTCTACGTGGCAGGCGACCGGAGCGGCACCCAGAACGGCGCCTATATCCTGCATGTGGACGGCCATTCGGCCGGCTACTTCGAACACTTCCCGCAAGGCTTGAAAGTGACGTGGCGCTTCGGTAGCGCCGCTGCCAAGCCGTTGTCGTTAGCAATGCGCCGGCAAATCGAAGCCGAGCGTAAACGCCGCCAACGCGAGCGCTGGCAACGCCAACAGGAAACCGCTGACAAAGCGCGTTTGATCTGGCAGAACGCCAAACCGGTGTTCGAGACCCGGCAACACCCTTACTTGAAGCGCAAATCGGTCAAGCCTTACGGCATCCGTACCGGCCGCGGCGCGCTGATCTTGCCGTTTTACGACGACACCCGCCAGTTGGTGAATCTGCAATTCATCGAGGGCAACGGCCAAAAGCGTTTTATGGCCGGCGGCCGCAAGAAAGGCTGTTTTTCCCCGATCGGCGAACCTGCCGGCGCCGAGCGCTTGTTGATTTGCGAAGGCTGGGCCACCGGCGCCAGTCTGCACGAGGCCTTGGGCGTGGCCGTGTTGGTCGCGGCCGATGCCGGCAACTTGGAACCCGTGGCCCTGGTGGCCAGGCGTTTGTATCCGGCGGCCGAGATCGTCATTGCCGGCGATAACGACGCCAGCGGCGTCGGCCAGATAGCGGCGAAAAAGGCCGCGCTGGCGGTTAAGGGTAAATACCTGATACCCGCGCAACCGGACACCGACTGGAACGACGTGATTGCGGCGGGAGGCTCGGTCTGA
- a CDS encoding helix-turn-helix transcriptional regulator, whose translation MSEANTPQPAVGYLRVWDIVGDRKRGIEPLIPVSRTTWWNGVKEGKYPKPVKLSERITVWKRADIMGLLESVGGEA comes from the coding sequence ATGTCAGAAGCAAACACGCCGCAACCGGCGGTCGGTTATTTACGAGTCTGGGACATCGTCGGCGATCGGAAACGCGGCATCGAGCCGTTGATTCCGGTCAGCCGCACCACGTGGTGGAACGGCGTCAAAGAAGGCAAGTATCCCAAGCCGGTTAAACTCAGCGAACGCATCACCGTTTGGAAGCGTGCCGACATCATGGGCTTGCTGGAAAGTGTAGGCGGTGAAGCATGA
- a CDS encoding DUF5906 domain-containing protein, translating to MDAADDLRQDLFDNLAEQGELPAIEPSAPYKGTVQVPQTPTKGAKTAPNLAAAVDPFEEDADLLTALPDGTQLSPDDIAILKRMNRDYCHTLVGGKNLVIGQRYCQVQGNVLTFEAPAEFKKKFMHAPLIGMSDGHGRGKRKNQGQAWLEWPGKNIKLGGTGFFPDPKKCPADALNFYRGLQVKPMAGDVKPYLDHLRYVICAGHEPSFRYLVGWMAHLFQKPDIKPSVAVVLKSVEGTGKGTMAEPLLRILGSHGNKTNGAYAIAGRFNGLVANRLLIFADEVDLTDKHVADRLKGIISETTVNLERKGLEIEPLPNYCRLIFASNHARVLSAGIRERRYLVLEPSDGFAQDPGYFRRLWHWINQDGPAKLLNYLLIVDIADFDPYRCPQTAALIAEKLGNLSGVNQFFYHQIAKAEPFGGRPRIRATELVDDFVSWSAEEGEKVSKAAAANLTGRMMAKLGIQVHGRSDRGGGKYYDLPERSELVQRFALLLDIPVEELDQ from the coding sequence ATGGACGCCGCCGACGACTTGAGGCAAGACCTGTTCGATAACCTGGCCGAACAGGGCGAACTGCCGGCAATCGAGCCATCTGCCCCGTACAAAGGTACGGTGCAGGTGCCGCAAACGCCAACGAAAGGCGCTAAAACGGCGCCCAATTTGGCAGCGGCAGTCGATCCATTCGAGGAGGATGCGGACCTGCTCACCGCGCTGCCGGACGGCACGCAATTGAGCCCGGACGACATCGCGATTCTGAAACGGATGAACCGCGACTATTGCCATACCTTGGTCGGCGGCAAAAACCTGGTGATCGGCCAACGCTATTGCCAGGTACAGGGCAACGTACTGACTTTCGAGGCGCCGGCGGAATTCAAGAAAAAGTTCATGCATGCGCCGTTGATAGGCATGAGCGACGGCCACGGCCGCGGCAAACGCAAGAATCAGGGCCAGGCGTGGCTGGAATGGCCGGGTAAGAACATCAAGCTCGGCGGCACCGGCTTTTTCCCCGATCCGAAAAAATGCCCGGCCGACGCGCTTAACTTTTACCGCGGCTTGCAGGTAAAGCCGATGGCCGGCGACGTCAAGCCATATCTGGACCATTTGCGCTACGTGATTTGCGCCGGCCACGAGCCATCGTTTCGTTATCTGGTGGGTTGGATGGCGCACCTGTTCCAAAAGCCGGACATCAAGCCCAGCGTGGCCGTGGTCCTTAAATCTGTCGAAGGCACCGGCAAAGGCACCATGGCGGAACCTTTGTTGCGGATCTTGGGTTCGCACGGCAACAAGACCAACGGCGCTTATGCGATCGCCGGCCGCTTCAACGGCTTGGTCGCCAATCGGCTATTGATCTTCGCCGACGAGGTGGACTTGACCGACAAGCACGTCGCCGACCGCCTGAAAGGCATCATTTCCGAAACCACCGTCAACCTGGAACGCAAAGGCCTGGAGATCGAGCCTTTGCCGAACTATTGCCGGCTGATCTTCGCCAGCAACCACGCCAGAGTTTTGAGCGCCGGCATCCGCGAACGCCGCTATCTGGTGTTGGAACCGTCGGACGGCTTTGCCCAAGATCCCGGTTACTTCCGCCGGCTGTGGCATTGGATCAATCAAGACGGCCCGGCCAAGCTGCTGAACTATCTGCTGATCGTCGACATCGCCGACTTCGACCCGTACCGCTGCCCGCAAACCGCGGCGCTGATCGCCGAAAAGCTGGGCAACCTGAGCGGCGTGAACCAGTTTTTCTATCACCAGATCGCCAAGGCGGAACCGTTCGGGGGCCGGCCCAGGATTCGGGCGACGGAACTGGTCGACGACTTTGTCAGTTGGAGCGCCGAGGAAGGCGAGAAAGTCTCCAAGGCGGCAGCCGCCAATTTAACCGGACGCATGATGGCCAAGCTGGGTATTCAAGTACACGGCCGCTCCGATCGCGGCGGCGGCAAGTATTACGATCTGCCGGAACGGTCTGAATTGGTACAGCGGTTCGCTTTATTGCTGGATATCCCG
- a CDS encoding DUF7673 family protein: MSANTVNSSSPAGTQPLNDFFQQIAELDTERQAATAAGIPALLRLADVAERDSGQANTVRSFLLGLYNGYRFPFNLVRLRGLDKTLFDDCLLVLTLDARATAKEVHQYLDDGGDRFERWAQGGAA, encoded by the coding sequence ATGAGCGCGAATACCGTCAATTCAAGTTCTCCGGCCGGCACTCAACCGCTTAACGATTTTTTCCAGCAAATAGCCGAACTGGACACCGAGCGCCAAGCCGCCACCGCGGCCGGCATTCCGGCGTTGCTGCGCCTGGCCGACGTGGCCGAGCGCGACAGCGGCCAAGCCAACACCGTGCGCAGTTTCCTCCTTGGCTTGTATAACGGTTACCGCTTCCCGTTCAACCTGGTCCGCCTCAGAGGCTTGGACAAAACCCTGTTCGACGACTGCCTTTTGGTGCTTACCCTGGACGCCAGGGCGACCGCTAAGGAGGTCCACCAATATTTGGACGACGGCGGCGACCGTTTCGAGCGCTGGGCGCAAGGCGGTGCAGCATGA